In the genome of Paludisphaera rhizosphaerae, one region contains:
- a CDS encoding MFS transporter: protein MAAGTAEETGHKLTKTHWWILAAASLGWLFDAMDQRIFVLARTPALRDLNPGADPASLPTMAGWATALFIAGWATGGLVFGMVGDRWGRVRTMSLTILLYSIFTGMSGLAQSWPEFLAYRFLCGMGIGGEYAAGVALTAEAIPARSRAVCLALVQASSSIGAILGSALSLWVGPQATESILGYPGWRVLFFFGVIPSILLVLIRSRVPEPDRWIRAREEAERDPEAGYRMGDVRELVVDPVLRRRSLIALALGFVGQVGLWSIGLYSPELVRDVVFRDHRNRVVEQVREQGGDVTAVEQAATLDKLALEWGKTGKSETDQQAALASWKAESDGFVGRGTLLQDVGSFFGAPFCTWIAVQFGRRWAFATAYSLALASIWLAFGWMSTGTDAYWMLPFLGFSTCAIFGVIVLYLPELFPTRLRTTGMGFSYNIARYLTAGFPILLGWLAAGAGGYSRAALIMSSVYILGLAVVPFAPETRGKPLPD, encoded by the coding sequence TGAACCCGGGGGCCGACCCCGCGAGCCTGCCGACGATGGCCGGTTGGGCGACGGCTCTGTTTATCGCCGGCTGGGCGACGGGCGGCCTCGTCTTCGGTATGGTCGGCGACCGCTGGGGACGAGTCAGGACGATGTCGCTGACGATCCTGTTGTATTCGATCTTCACCGGCATGTCCGGCCTGGCGCAATCCTGGCCTGAGTTCCTCGCCTACCGCTTCCTCTGCGGCATGGGGATCGGCGGCGAGTACGCGGCGGGCGTCGCCCTGACGGCCGAGGCCATCCCGGCGCGGTCGCGGGCCGTCTGCCTGGCGCTCGTGCAGGCGTCGTCGTCCATCGGCGCGATCCTGGGTTCGGCGCTCAGCCTCTGGGTCGGGCCGCAAGCCACGGAGTCGATCCTCGGCTACCCCGGGTGGCGGGTCCTCTTCTTCTTCGGCGTGATCCCCAGCATCTTGCTGGTCCTGATCCGTTCGCGAGTCCCCGAACCCGACCGCTGGATCCGCGCCCGCGAGGAGGCCGAACGCGATCCCGAGGCCGGGTATCGCATGGGCGACGTCCGCGAGCTGGTCGTCGACCCGGTCTTGCGTCGGCGGTCGTTGATCGCCCTGGCCCTGGGGTTCGTCGGCCAGGTCGGGTTGTGGAGCATCGGCCTGTACTCGCCGGAGTTGGTTCGCGACGTCGTGTTCCGCGATCATCGCAACAGGGTCGTCGAACAGGTGCGTGAACAGGGCGGTGACGTGACGGCCGTCGAACAGGCTGCGACGCTCGACAAACTGGCCCTCGAGTGGGGAAAGACCGGCAAGTCCGAGACCGACCAGCAAGCCGCGTTAGCCTCCTGGAAAGCAGAGTCCGACGGGTTCGTCGGCCGGGGGACGCTCTTGCAGGACGTCGGCTCGTTCTTCGGGGCGCCGTTCTGCACCTGGATCGCCGTCCAGTTCGGCCGGCGTTGGGCGTTCGCGACGGCCTACTCGCTGGCGCTGGCCTCGATCTGGCTGGCCTTCGGCTGGATGTCCACGGGGACGGACGCTTACTGGATGCTGCCGTTCCTGGGATTCTCCACCTGCGCGATCTTCGGCGTGATCGTCCTCTACCTCCCCGAGTTGTTCCCGACTCGGCTGCGGACGACGGGGATGGGCTTCAGCTACAACATCGCCCGATACCTGACCGCCGGATTCCCGATCCTTCTCGGTTGGCTGGCGGCCGGCGCTGGGGGGTACTCGCGGGCGGCGCTCATCATGTCGTCCGTCTACATCCTCGGCCTGGCCGTCGTCCCGTTCGCCCCCGAGACCCGCGGCAAACCCCTGCCCGACTGA